The Actinomyces wuliandei genome contains the following window.
AGGACGCCTTCGAGATCGTCATGAACCTTGCCGGAATCGGTATCGCGGGCACCTGGGCGGCCATTCTGGTCACCCACCTGGCCTACCTGCGAAAGGTCAGAGCGGGGGAGGAGACCCGGCCCGACTACAAGATGCCCGGGGCACCCTGGTCCACCTACGCCGCCCTCCTCTTCTTCACCGTCGTGGTGGCCTCCAACCTCGCCAGCCCCGCCGGGCGCTGGACGCTGGCACTCTTCACTGTCGTCGTCATCATGATGGTGGCTGGCTGGTACGCGGTGCGCGGCCGTATCCGTGGGGACCTCCTCGACGAGGTCCTGGCTGACAGTGCCGAGGACGCAGGCAGCACCAAGGACGCTAAGGAGGACTGACATGCGCGTCCACATCACCTACACCGGGGGCACCATCGGGATGGTGGACTCCCCCCGTGGGCTGGTCCCGGGCGCGGATCTGGAGGGCTGGCTCGCCACCCTCCTGGACGGCACCGACCTCGCCCAGAACGTGACGATGACAGCCCTGGACCCGCTCATCGACTCCTCCAACGCCACACCGCTGTCCTGGCAGGCCGTCGTGGAGGACCTGCGCACCCACGCCGCCTCGGACCCGCACCAGGCCTTCGTGGTCCTGCACGGCACCGACACCATGGCCTACACCTCCGCCGCCCTGTCCTACGCCCTCACCGACTTCCCCTGCCCCGTGGTCGTCACCGGCTCCCAGCTGCCGCTGGGCGTCGTGGGCTCGGACGCCGCCCCCAACGTCACCGGGGCGCTGCGGGCGGCCACGAGCGGGCGCCTGGAGACAGTGGCCCTGTTCTTCGGCCACCGTCTCCTGGCCGGCAACCGCGCCACCAAGAGCTCGTCGTGGGCCTTCAAGGGCTTCACCTCCCCCAATGCCGCGCCCCTGGCCATGACAGGCGCACCCTGGCAGTGGTCGCCCCCGCAGGCCCAGGGATCAGGCTGGCCTGGGGCGCTGCCCTACACCCGCCACGACGTGGTCGTAGTGGACCTGGCCCCTGGTATCACCGCCCAGCGGCTGGAGGCCATGCTGACCCCCCTGCCGGAGGCCGTCGTGCTGCGGGCCTTCGGCGTCGGCAACGTCCCCAGCCAGGAGCCCGGGCTGACCACCGTGATCGCGGAGGCCGTCGCGGCAGGCGCGGCGGTCGTCGTCGCCTCCCAGTGCCAGGAGGCTGAGGTCCTCCTGGGCCACTACGAGGCCGGTGACGCGCTAGCCCGCGCCGGGGCGGTCGGCAGCCGCGACATGACCCTGGAGGCTACCTACGCCAAGGTCCAGTTCCTGCTCAGCCAGGGCCTGCGCGGGGCCGACCTGGCCGCCGCCGCAGGCCGCTCAGTGGCCGGGGAGCTGACCGAGCAGGCTCATCAGCCCGGGTAGCCCGAGCGCCCCGGTGGGGGCAGGGAGCACACAGCCACCGACGCTCGCTCAACCCCCGCAGGTCAGGCCCTCCTGCGGCACGTCCCCTCTCAGCAGGTAGGCGTCAACAGCATCGTCCACGCAGTCGCCAGCCCGGCCGTAGGCCGTGTGCCCCTCACCCTCCCAGG
Protein-coding sequences here:
- a CDS encoding asparaginase; the encoded protein is MRVHITYTGGTIGMVDSPRGLVPGADLEGWLATLLDGTDLAQNVTMTALDPLIDSSNATPLSWQAVVEDLRTHAASDPHQAFVVLHGTDTMAYTSAALSYALTDFPCPVVVTGSQLPLGVVGSDAAPNVTGALRAATSGRLETVALFFGHRLLAGNRATKSSSWAFKGFTSPNAAPLAMTGAPWQWSPPQAQGSGWPGALPYTRHDVVVVDLAPGITAQRLEAMLTPLPEAVVLRAFGVGNVPSQEPGLTTVIAEAVAAGAAVVVASQCQEAEVLLGHYEAGDALARAGAVGSRDMTLEATYAKVQFLLSQGLRGADLAAAAGRSVAGELTEQAHQPG